In Juglans microcarpa x Juglans regia isolate MS1-56 chromosome 7D, Jm3101_v1.0, whole genome shotgun sequence, the following are encoded in one genomic region:
- the LOC121239073 gene encoding uncharacterized protein LOC121239073, translated as MIRKRYQEAKTGFQLMKSMNAQKYLKKVGLGKEDYYFWKQIGKALLCTYTIFGAAWLYNETSPLGWWTLKPRPKEEKELAHLYERREFPYPGDEEAMQEFIAKGGMVGTTIGPKGYIETDKDGFNYQKELQNKKFEQEAQKLWLRMRNEVIQELQEKGYDVE; from the exons ATGATTCGCAAACGGTATCAAGAAGCCAAGACAG GTTTCCAACTGATGAAATCGATGAATGCCCAGAAGTATTTGAAGAAAGTAGGACTGGGCAAAGAGGACTACTACTTCTGGAAACAAATTGGCAAAGCTTTGTTATGCACGTACACGATATTTGGTGCCGCCTGGCTCTACAACGAAACATCACCGCTGGGTTGGTGGACGCTGAAGCCTCGGcccaaggaagaaaaagaattagCCCACCTCTACGAGCGGCGAGAGTTTCCATATCCCGGTGATGAAGAAGCAATGCAAGAATTCATTGCCAAAGGGGGCATGGTCGGCACCACAATCGGTCCAAAAGGGTATATTGAAACGGATAAGGATGGGTTTAACTATCAGAAGGAGTTGCAGAACAAGAAGTTCGAGCAAGAAGCTCAGAAGCTGTGGCTGAGAATGAGGAATGAGGTCATTCAGGAGCTTCAAGAGAAGGGGTATGATGTGGAGTGA
- the LOC121239072 gene encoding protein OCTOPUS-like isoform X1, translated as MSSQPRCRLSSCHRHPTRPITGFCASCLRERLASIDPATRHEIPTTSAGALLRRSKSFSAEGSSAAASEPPRRRSCDVRARSTLWDLFNVDDERKSLNRRFELELGGLGFELREEDENENENESENENENENESENDDVEEIRASEDVIPDISNEPENGIVEEGIEFKTMKEFIDLEWRSKKSGGKDFKDIAASFCEAASVFSKKLRKWRQKQKIKKHNTGNSGGIVEAEEQSGRRWRETQSEIGEYRFGRRSCDTDPRFSVDVARYSFDEPRASWDGYFIGKAYPRLTRMVSVEERVNLGNEEEERSPGGSAQTKDYYSETPFSQRRRRSFDRSNSQRRGGITEFDELKLTSNANAKVSPESTELFYGAKLLVAEQDGSRDRNSKCVKDVSLENVESVSKDAATSAAGGINQKGLKKLNKWHKMRNIFGLKRRQSKSKCGDEEAEYVGGNVVDRQLGESWQKLRRVANGEANGSVSQKLIRSYSVSCRNSCKVAGLFSNSGGAETKISGLKRREEVMLQHSRSARYSPNNLDNGLLRFYLTPLRSYRRSKSGKMGQ; from the exons ATGAGCTCCCAACCCAGATGCCGCCTCTCCAGTTGTCACCGCCACCCCACCAGACCGATCACCGGCTTCTGCGCCTCATGCCTCCGAGAGCGTCTCGCTTCCATCGACCCCGCCACCCGCCATGAGATCCCCACCACCTCAGCCGGCGCGTTGCTCCGCCGTAGCAAATCTTTCTCCGCTGAGGGGTCCTCTGCTGCGGCATCCGAGCCGCCGCGTCGTAGGTCTTGCGACGTTCGGGCCCGGAGCACGCTGTGGGATCTGTTCAACGTCGATGACGAGCGGAAGAGCCTGAATAGGAGGTTCGAGTTGGAATTGGGGGGACTAGGGTTTGAACTGCGGGAGGAGGACGAGAATGAAAATGAGAATGAGAGcgagaatgaaaatgaaaatgagaatgaGAGCGAGAATGATGATGTAGAAGAAATTAGGGCTTCTGAGGACGTTATTCCGGATATAAGCAATGAACCAGAGAATGGGATCGTGGAGGAAGGGATAGAGTTCAAGACGATGAAAGAATTCATAGATCTCGAATGGCGGAGCAAGAAGAGTGGAGGAAAGGATTTCAAGGACATCGCTGCGAGCTTTTGTGAGGCGGCTTCAGTGTTCAGCAAGAAATTGAGGAAATGGCGGCAAAAGCAGAAGATAAAGAAGCACAATACTGGTAATAGTGGTGGTATCGTGGAGGCTGAGGAGCAGAGTGGGAGGCGGTGGAGGGAGACCCAATCGGAGATTGGGGAGTACAGATTTGGGAGGAGATCTTGCGATACGGACCCAAGGTTTTCGGTGGATGTGGCGAGGTATTCGTTCGACGAGCCGAGGGCTTCCTGGGACGGGTATTTTATAGGGAAGGCGTATCCGAGGCTTACGCGAATGGTATCCGTGGAGGAGAGGGTGAATTTGGGgaatgaggaggaggagaggagtcCCGGTGGTTCAGCTCAGACGAAGGATTACTATTCCGAAACTCCGTTTTCTCAGAGGCGGAGAAGGAGCTTCGATCGCTCTAATTCACAGAGGAGAGGGGGAATAACCGAGTttgatgagttgaaattgaCATCCAATGCAAATGCAAAAGTGTCTCCGGAGAGCACGGAGTTATTCTACGGGGCCAAGTTGCTGGTAGCAGAGCAAGACGGCTCGAGGGATCGAAACTCAAAATGCGTGAAAGACGTTAGCTTGGAGAATGTTGAATCTGTATCGAAAGATGCTGCTACTTCTGCGGCAGGTGGGATTAATCAAAAGGGTTTGAAGAAGTTGAACAAGTGGCACAAAATGCGGaatatttttgggttgaaaCGGAGGCAAAGCAAAAGTAAATGTGGGGATGAAGAAGCAGAGTATGTTGGAGGTAATGTGGTTGATCGACAACTTGGAGAGTCTTGGCAGAAGCTGAGGAGGGTGGCCAATGGAGAAGCAAATGGGTCAGTGAGTCAGAAGCTTATTCGCAGCTATAGTGTTAGCTGTAGGAACTCCTGCAAAGTGGCTGGATTGTTCAGTAATTCGGGTGGTGCTGAAACCAAAATCAGTGGTCTGAAGAGAAGAGAGGAGGTAATGCTGCAGCACAGTAGGAGTGCAAGATATTCTCCAAACAACCTTGATAACGGCTTGTTGAGGTTCTATTTGACGCCATTAAGGAGCTACAGGAGAAGTAAATCTGGAAAGA TGGGACAGTGA
- the LOC121239072 gene encoding protein OCTOPUS-like isoform X2, with amino-acid sequence MSSQPRCRLSSCHRHPTRPITGFCASCLRERLASIDPATRHEIPTTSAGALLRRSKSFSAEGSSAAASEPPRRRSCDVRARSTLWDLFNVDDERKSLNRRFELELGGLGFELREEDENENENESENENENENESENDDVEEIRASEDVIPDISNEPENGIVEEGIEFKTMKEFIDLEWRSKKSGGKDFKDIAASFCEAASVFSKKLRKWRQKQKIKKHNTGNSGGIVEAEEQSGRRWRETQSEIGEYRFGRRSCDTDPRFSVDVARYSFDEPRASWDGYFIGKAYPRLTRMVSVEERVNLGNEEEERSPGGSAQTKDYYSETPFSQRRRRSFDRSNSQRRGGITEFDELKLTSNANAKVSPESTELFYGAKLLVAEQDGSRDRNSKCVKDVSLENVESVSKDAATSAAGGINQKGLKKLNKWHKMRNIFGLKRRQSKSKCGDEEAEYVGGNVVDRQLGESWQKLRRVANGEANGSVSQKLIRSYSVSCRNSCKVAGLFSNSGGAETKISGLKRREEVMLQHSRSARYSPNNLDNGLLRFYLTPLRSYRRSKSGKTGI; translated from the exons ATGAGCTCCCAACCCAGATGCCGCCTCTCCAGTTGTCACCGCCACCCCACCAGACCGATCACCGGCTTCTGCGCCTCATGCCTCCGAGAGCGTCTCGCTTCCATCGACCCCGCCACCCGCCATGAGATCCCCACCACCTCAGCCGGCGCGTTGCTCCGCCGTAGCAAATCTTTCTCCGCTGAGGGGTCCTCTGCTGCGGCATCCGAGCCGCCGCGTCGTAGGTCTTGCGACGTTCGGGCCCGGAGCACGCTGTGGGATCTGTTCAACGTCGATGACGAGCGGAAGAGCCTGAATAGGAGGTTCGAGTTGGAATTGGGGGGACTAGGGTTTGAACTGCGGGAGGAGGACGAGAATGAAAATGAGAATGAGAGcgagaatgaaaatgaaaatgagaatgaGAGCGAGAATGATGATGTAGAAGAAATTAGGGCTTCTGAGGACGTTATTCCGGATATAAGCAATGAACCAGAGAATGGGATCGTGGAGGAAGGGATAGAGTTCAAGACGATGAAAGAATTCATAGATCTCGAATGGCGGAGCAAGAAGAGTGGAGGAAAGGATTTCAAGGACATCGCTGCGAGCTTTTGTGAGGCGGCTTCAGTGTTCAGCAAGAAATTGAGGAAATGGCGGCAAAAGCAGAAGATAAAGAAGCACAATACTGGTAATAGTGGTGGTATCGTGGAGGCTGAGGAGCAGAGTGGGAGGCGGTGGAGGGAGACCCAATCGGAGATTGGGGAGTACAGATTTGGGAGGAGATCTTGCGATACGGACCCAAGGTTTTCGGTGGATGTGGCGAGGTATTCGTTCGACGAGCCGAGGGCTTCCTGGGACGGGTATTTTATAGGGAAGGCGTATCCGAGGCTTACGCGAATGGTATCCGTGGAGGAGAGGGTGAATTTGGGgaatgaggaggaggagaggagtcCCGGTGGTTCAGCTCAGACGAAGGATTACTATTCCGAAACTCCGTTTTCTCAGAGGCGGAGAAGGAGCTTCGATCGCTCTAATTCACAGAGGAGAGGGGGAATAACCGAGTttgatgagttgaaattgaCATCCAATGCAAATGCAAAAGTGTCTCCGGAGAGCACGGAGTTATTCTACGGGGCCAAGTTGCTGGTAGCAGAGCAAGACGGCTCGAGGGATCGAAACTCAAAATGCGTGAAAGACGTTAGCTTGGAGAATGTTGAATCTGTATCGAAAGATGCTGCTACTTCTGCGGCAGGTGGGATTAATCAAAAGGGTTTGAAGAAGTTGAACAAGTGGCACAAAATGCGGaatatttttgggttgaaaCGGAGGCAAAGCAAAAGTAAATGTGGGGATGAAGAAGCAGAGTATGTTGGAGGTAATGTGGTTGATCGACAACTTGGAGAGTCTTGGCAGAAGCTGAGGAGGGTGGCCAATGGAGAAGCAAATGGGTCAGTGAGTCAGAAGCTTATTCGCAGCTATAGTGTTAGCTGTAGGAACTCCTGCAAAGTGGCTGGATTGTTCAGTAATTCGGGTGGTGCTGAAACCAAAATCAGTGGTCTGAAGAGAAGAGAGGAGGTAATGCTGCAGCACAGTAGGAGTGCAAGATATTCTCCAAACAACCTTGATAACGGCTTGTTGAGGTTCTATTTGACGCCATTAAGGAGCTACAGGAGAAGTAAATCTGGAAAGA CTGGAATATGA
- the LOC121239074 gene encoding acyl-coenzyme A thioesterase 13, whose translation MEKAGEFLELTKEESDSVSGLTIHPHRPGLEWSFYEDFSLRGIQVDRVEPGFVACTFKVPPRLADRNGNLASGAIANLVDEVGGAVVHVEGLPMNVSVDMSISFVSTAKVNDELEITSRVLGKRGGYAGTIVLMRNKATGDIIAEGRHSLFGRHASKL comes from the exons ATGGAGAAGGCCGGGGAGTTTCTGGAACTGACCAAAGAAGAATCGGATAGCGTGTCGGGACTCACCATCCATCCTCACCGACCTGGCTTGGAATGGAGTTTCTACGAGGATTTCTCCCTCAGAGGCATTCAAGTCGACCGGGTGGAACCCGGTTTCGTCGCCTGCACTTTCAAGGTTCCCCCTCGCCTCGCC GATAGAAATGGAAATTTGGCTTCAGGTGCAATCGCAAACCTTGTCGATGAAGTTGGTGGTGCCGTAGTCCATGTCGAGGGTCTCCCAATGAATGTTTCAGTGGACATGTCGATCTCATTTGTTTCGACTGCAAAGGTTAAT GATGAGTTAGAGATAACCTCAAGGGTTTTAGGGAAAAGAGGAGGTTATGCTGGAACAATCGTGCTTATGAGGAACAAAGCAACTGGGGATATTATTGCTGAAGGCCGGCATTCATTGTTTGGTAGACATGCCAGCAAACTCTGA
- the LOC121239075 gene encoding probable anion transporter 4, chloroplastic isoform X1, whose translation MSSAIALHRPFHRSSLTAFRATETIKLSSRFVQLSYRCCLGNISLTNSLLRIGLRQVSSELRDPHSFKLRVFSNDSQFGPLPEENEVQAPSFAEFITSERVKVVAMLALALALCNADRVVMSVAIVPLSLSHGWSRSFSGIVQSSFLWGYLISPIAGGALVDYYGGKLVMAWGVALWSLATYLTPWAAETSLWALLAMRALLGVAEGVALPCMNNMVARWFPQTERARAVGLAMAGFQLGSAIGLTLSPILMSRGGTFGPFVIFGLSGFLWVLVWISAISSTPDRNPQISKYELEYILDKRQKSFPMENRPKTTKVIPPFRRLLSKLPTWSLIVANAMHSWGFFVILSWMPIYFNMIYHVDLRQAAWFSAVPWSMMAIMGYFGGLWSDMLIQSGISVTLTRKIFQSIGFLGPGIALIGLTTAKHPSIASAWLTLAVGLKSFSHSGFLVNLQEIAPQYSGVLHGMSNTAGTFAAIVGTVGAGFFVELVGSFQGFLLLTSLLYFLATLFYILCSTGERVNFDETVS comes from the exons ATGAGCTCTGCCATCGCTCTTCATCGTCCATTTCATCGCAGTTCTCTCACAGCATTCCGAGCCACCGAAACTATCAAACTTTCTTCGCGTTTCGTCCAATTGTCCTACAGATGCTGCCTCGGAAACATTTCATTGACGAATTCTCTGCTGAGAATTGGACTTCGGCAGGTATCCTCTGAGCTTCGAGATCCTCACTCGTTCAAACTTAGGGTTTTCTCGAACGATTCTCAGTTCGGGCCTTTGCCGGAAGAGAACGAAGTGCAGGCGCCGAGTTTCGCCGAGTTTATCACTTCGGAGAGGGTGAAAGTGGTGGCGATGCTGGCCTTGGCTCTGGCGCTTTGCAATGCGGACCGAGTTGTGATGTCGGTGGCGATCGTtcctttgtctctctctcacggATGGAGCCGATCGTTTTCTGGTATTGTTCAG TCATCTTTCTTGTGGGGATACCTGATCTCGCCAATAGCTGGAGGGGCCCTAGTGGATTATTATGGCGGTAAGTTAGTCATGGCTTGGGGTGTGGCTTTGTGGTCACTAGCTACCTACCTTACTCCTTGGGCTGCGGAGACTTCTTTGTGGGCCCTCCTTGCGATGCGAGCTCTGCTTGGCGTTGCTGAAGGAGTAGCTCTTCCTTGCATGAACAATATGGTGGCCAG ATGGTTCCCTCAAACAGAACGAGCCAGGGCTGTCGGACTTGCAATGGCTGGTTTTCAGCTTGGAAGTGCTATAGGACTCACACTTTCTCCCATCCTCATGTCACGCGGTGGTACATTTGGACCATTTGTTATATTTGGATTATCTGGATTTCTGTGGGTTTTGGTATGGATATCTGCAATATCAAGTACTCCCGACCGAAATCCTCAGATATCAAAATATGAATTGGAGTACATATTGGACAAGAGGCAAAAATCCTTTCCCATGGAGAATAGACCTAAGACAACAAAAGTGATCCCACCTTTCCGGCGCTTGCTTTCTAAACTGCCAACATGGTCCCTAATCGTTGCAAATGCTATGCATAGCTGG GGCTTCTTCGTTATTCTTTCCTGGATGCCCATTTATTTTAACATG ATATATCATGTTGACCTCAGACAAGCCGCATGGTTTAGTGCTGTTCCTTGGAGTATGATGGCTATCATGGGATACTTTGGTGGTTTGTGGTCGGACATGTTGATACAAAGTGGTATAAGTGTCACTTTGACTCGCAAGATCTTTCAG TCGATTGGTTTTCTTGGTCCTGGGATTGCTCTTATTGGTTTAACCACAGCAAAGCATCCATCAATCGCTTCTGCTTGGCTTACTTTAGCCGTCGGTCTGAAATCTTTCAGTCATTCCGGTTTTCTTGTGAATCTTCAG GAGATTGCTCCACAATATTCTGGCGTATTACACG GAATGTCGAATACAGCTGGAACATTTGCCGCGATTGTCGGAACAGTTGGAGCTGGTTTCTTTGTTGAGCTGGTGGGTTCTTTCCAAGGATTCCTATTACTTACATCACTACTATACTTTCTTGCTACCCTTTTCTACATCCTGTGTTCTACTGGAGAGAGAGTAAACTTTGATGAAACAG TTTCCTGA
- the LOC121239075 gene encoding probable anion transporter 4, chloroplastic isoform X2 translates to MAWGVALWSLATYLTPWAAETSLWALLAMRALLGVAEGVALPCMNNMVARWFPQTERARAVGLAMAGFQLGSAIGLTLSPILMSRGGTFGPFVIFGLSGFLWVLVWISAISSTPDRNPQISKYELEYILDKRQKSFPMENRPKTTKVIPPFRRLLSKLPTWSLIVANAMHSWGFFVILSWMPIYFNMIYHVDLRQAAWFSAVPWSMMAIMGYFGGLWSDMLIQSGISVTLTRKIFQSIGFLGPGIALIGLTTAKHPSIASAWLTLAVGLKSFSHSGFLVNLQEIAPQYSGVLHGMSNTAGTFAAIVGTVGAGFFVELVGSFQGFLLLTSLLYFLATLFYILCSTGERVNFDETVS, encoded by the exons ATGGCTTGGGGTGTGGCTTTGTGGTCACTAGCTACCTACCTTACTCCTTGGGCTGCGGAGACTTCTTTGTGGGCCCTCCTTGCGATGCGAGCTCTGCTTGGCGTTGCTGAAGGAGTAGCTCTTCCTTGCATGAACAATATGGTGGCCAG ATGGTTCCCTCAAACAGAACGAGCCAGGGCTGTCGGACTTGCAATGGCTGGTTTTCAGCTTGGAAGTGCTATAGGACTCACACTTTCTCCCATCCTCATGTCACGCGGTGGTACATTTGGACCATTTGTTATATTTGGATTATCTGGATTTCTGTGGGTTTTGGTATGGATATCTGCAATATCAAGTACTCCCGACCGAAATCCTCAGATATCAAAATATGAATTGGAGTACATATTGGACAAGAGGCAAAAATCCTTTCCCATGGAGAATAGACCTAAGACAACAAAAGTGATCCCACCTTTCCGGCGCTTGCTTTCTAAACTGCCAACATGGTCCCTAATCGTTGCAAATGCTATGCATAGCTGG GGCTTCTTCGTTATTCTTTCCTGGATGCCCATTTATTTTAACATG ATATATCATGTTGACCTCAGACAAGCCGCATGGTTTAGTGCTGTTCCTTGGAGTATGATGGCTATCATGGGATACTTTGGTGGTTTGTGGTCGGACATGTTGATACAAAGTGGTATAAGTGTCACTTTGACTCGCAAGATCTTTCAG TCGATTGGTTTTCTTGGTCCTGGGATTGCTCTTATTGGTTTAACCACAGCAAAGCATCCATCAATCGCTTCTGCTTGGCTTACTTTAGCCGTCGGTCTGAAATCTTTCAGTCATTCCGGTTTTCTTGTGAATCTTCAG GAGATTGCTCCACAATATTCTGGCGTATTACACG GAATGTCGAATACAGCTGGAACATTTGCCGCGATTGTCGGAACAGTTGGAGCTGGTTTCTTTGTTGAGCTGGTGGGTTCTTTCCAAGGATTCCTATTACTTACATCACTACTATACTTTCTTGCTACCCTTTTCTACATCCTGTGTTCTACTGGAGAGAGAGTAAACTTTGATGAAACAG TTTCCTGA
- the LOC121239076 gene encoding calmodulin-binding receptor-like cytoplasmic kinase 2 has protein sequence MFFLKITTHVKSQTHLQSKWFKKKEMKKAPSPRNFPSSQRQENFILRDEPAGNSASNGTRSALKYIKVAAKKVAGAFAVVLFWRKKVYSKDHIADSSRNIVRTRGNSVSTDPSSGSSAKSSSMFKSSSSGYSSCVFNGQVGNFSIEEIYKATENFSPANIIGEGGFGTVYKGRLRDGTLVAIKRARKNKHENHLEFKNEMLTLSTIEHLNLVRLYGYLEHEDEKIILLEYVSNGTLREHLDGTLGKGLEIAERLEIAIDIAHAVTYLHMYTDHPIIHRDIKASNILITEKLRAKVADFGFARLGSTDPDATHVSTQVKGTAGYLDPDYLRTNQLTEKSDVYSFGVLLVELMTGRKPIETKRSISERVTIRWAIKKLNEGEAVIAMDQRLQRSPESVMAVEKVLKLAHLCLAPSRKSRPSMKQCVEVLWNIRKDVRERSSSHSLPPSSPQSANFPERDAKKSLHISFGVEDDDSYKFISA, from the exons ATGTTTTTCTTGAAGATAACAACACATGTTAAAAGCCAAACTCACCTTCAATCGAAATGGTTTAAGAAAAAAGAG ATGAAGAAAGCACCAAGTCCCCGCAACTTCCCCTCGAGCCAAAGACAAGAAAACTTCATTCTCCGAGATGAACCGGCCGGCAATAGCGCATCCAATGGAACTCGTTCTGCCTTGAAATATATCAAGGTTGCAGCAAAGAAAGTTGCTGGAGCTTTCGCCGTTGTTCTCTTCTGGCGGAAGAAGGTCTACTCAAAAGATCATATAGCTGATTCCAGCAGAAATATCGTTCGAACCAGAGGGAATTCGG TTTCAACAGATCCTTCTTCGGGGAGCAGCGCGAAGAGTTCATCAATGTTCAAGTCCTCTAGCTCTGGTTATTCTTCCTGTGTTTTCAATGGTCAAGTTGGGAATTTCTCCATTGAAGAGATTTACAAGGCAACCGAAAATTTCTCTCCAGCTAATATAATTGGGGAAGGCGGATTTGGGACAGTGTACAAGGGGAGGCTCCGGGATGGTACTCTTGTTGCAATAAAGCGCGCGAGAAAG AACAAACATGAAAACCACTTGGAGTTCAAGAATGAAATGCTTACCTTGTCAACGATTGAGCATCTGAATTTGGTAAGGTTGTATGGATATCTGGAGCATGAAGATGAGAAGATCATACTGCTTGAATATGTCAGCAATGGAACACTCCGGGAACATCTTGATG GTACCTTGGGAAAAGGACTTGAAATTGCAGAGCGGCTGGAGATTGCAATCGATATTGCTCATGCAGTTACCTACCTTCACATGTACACAG ATCATCCAATAATCCACAGAGACATAAAAGCATCAAACATTCTCATAACAGAGAAACtgcgtgcaaaagtggcagacttTGGTTTTGCACGATTGGGCTCAACAGACCCTGACGCAACTCATGTTTCAACTCAAGTCAAAGGAACGGCAGGCTACTTGGATCCTGACTACCTAAGGACGAATCAACTCACCGAAAAGAGTGATGTTTACTCCTTCGGTGTGTTGCTTGTAGAACTGATGACTGGAAGAAAACCCATTGAAACGAAGAGATCAATCAGTGAGCGGGTAACAATAAGATGG GCAATAAAGAAGCTGAACGAAGGAGAGGCAGTAATTGCCATGGATCAAAGGCTGCAAAGGAGCCCAGAATCAGTCATGGCAGTGGAGAAGGTACTCAAACTAGCTCACCTATGCCTTGCACCTTCGAGAAAATCAAGACCTTCCATGAAACAATGTGTCGAGGTATTATGGAATATCCGAAAAGATGTTAGAGAAAGATCCAGTTCTCATTCTCTCCCTCCTAGTTCTCCTCAATCTGCAAACTTTCCGGAGAGAGATGCTAAGAAGAGTTTACATATATCTTTTGGTGTTGAAGATGATGACAGCTACAAATTTATCTCTGCATGA